One Methanococcus voltae genomic region harbors:
- the purE gene encoding 5-(carboxyamino)imidazole ribonucleotide mutase — protein MITIIMGSKSDIKIAEKATKILKEFDVNYNVNVASAHRTPALVEKIVKSSESAVFIAIAGLAAHLPGVVASMTTKPVIAVPVESKLDGLDALLSAVQMPPGIPVACVGIDRGENAAILALQMLSISDEKIAEKLAEYRESQKNKVYDDNSEIQKLL, from the coding sequence ATGATTACAATAATAATGGGAAGTAAAAGCGACATTAAAATTGCTGAAAAAGCAACCAAAATTTTAAAGGAATTTGATGTAAATTATAATGTAAACGTAGCTTCTGCACATAGAACACCTGCTTTAGTTGAAAAAATTGTAAAAAGCTCAGAATCTGCTGTATTTATAGCCATTGCGGGACTTGCTGCTCATTTACCTGGTGTAGTAGCATCAATGACAACAAAACCAGTTATTGCAGTTCCTGTGGAAAGTAAACTTGATGGATTAGATGCCTTATTAAGTGCTGTTCAAATGCCCCCTGGAATACCTGTAGCTTGCGTAGGTATAGATAGAGGAGAAAATGCTGCAATATTGGCATTACAGATGTTATCGATTTCAGATGAAAAAATTGCTGAAAAATTAGCAGAATATAGGGAATCTCAGAAAAACAAAGTATATGACGATAATTCAGAAATTCAAAAATTATTGTAA
- a CDS encoding PINc/VapC family ATPase, whose translation MMVIFLDLNTDLKNKKYEGLPTFEELIDEKITLDTCVVIDGRITELIKNKKLKNCEIIVPEAVVAELEAQANKGREIGYMGIEELKKLSEIVKDSDSNLILTYYGERPNLEMVSLAKSGEIDALIRNVAKEKDSILLTSDWIQYNIAVAQDIRSYYLKVATEKVDLLLKDYFDENTSSVHLKEGCKPFVKIGKPGSVVLRPFNSEILSKNKMEYIIDNILRYSEQNNGLTEIQKRGATVLQLGNLRISISRPPFSEALEVTAVRPIAKATLESYNLPEQLNEKLKKAEGIFVSGAPGSGKSTFVSALAESYQSLNKIVKTMESPRDLQVGNEITQYAPLENKMENTCDILLLVRPDYTIYDEVRKTKDFEIFADMRMAGVGMVGVVHASKPIDSIQRLIGRVELGIIPQIVDTVIFIEDGKVGKVYEVEFNVKVPYGMKESDLARPIIEVVDFETKMPEYEIYTYGEQVVVMPIKQQRTETPVFKYAEDKLKDVLKKLLPKKCYPEVSIVNKDTIEIKVSEKYIPAIIGKGGKEISKLEDTLGLKINVREKVINNEPLVDYPTYEYVNDYEMTKLVETGKHIVIEAGEDYIGSNIKVYVDGDYICTATVNSSGNVNINKKTNVGKELQKAMKKGKDIYIDF comes from the coding sequence ATGATGGTGATATTTTTGGATTTAAACACTGACTTAAAAAATAAAAAATATGAAGGGCTACCGACATTTGAGGAATTAATCGACGAAAAGATAACCCTCGACACCTGTGTTGTTATAGATGGTAGAATAACGGAACTTATTAAAAATAAAAAATTGAAAAATTGTGAAATAATAGTTCCAGAAGCTGTTGTTGCTGAGTTAGAAGCTCAAGCCAACAAAGGACGGGAAATTGGATATATGGGTATTGAGGAATTAAAAAAACTGTCTGAAATAGTTAAAGACAGCGACAGTAATTTAATTCTAACATATTATGGCGAAAGACCAAATTTAGAAATGGTTTCACTGGCCAAAAGTGGTGAAATAGATGCCTTAATTAGGAACGTAGCAAAAGAAAAGGATTCGATCTTATTAACTAGTGATTGGATACAATACAACATTGCAGTTGCGCAAGATATAAGATCATATTATCTAAAAGTAGCAACAGAAAAAGTAGATTTACTATTGAAAGATTATTTTGACGAAAATACTTCTTCAGTTCACTTGAAAGAAGGATGTAAACCATTTGTTAAAATAGGAAAACCAGGTAGTGTTGTATTAAGACCATTCAATAGCGAAATATTATCTAAAAATAAAATGGAATATATAATCGATAATATTTTAAGATATAGTGAACAGAATAACGGTTTAACAGAGATACAAAAAAGAGGTGCTACGGTATTACAGCTTGGAAATCTAAGAATTTCTATATCAAGACCTCCATTTTCAGAAGCTTTGGAAGTGACTGCTGTTAGACCTATTGCAAAAGCCACCCTTGAAAGTTATAATTTACCAGAACAATTGAACGAAAAATTGAAAAAAGCCGAAGGTATTTTTGTTTCTGGTGCACCAGGGAGCGGTAAGTCAACATTTGTTTCTGCACTTGCAGAAAGCTACCAATCATTAAATAAAATTGTTAAAACCATGGAAAGTCCAAGAGACTTGCAAGTAGGTAATGAAATAACACAATATGCTCCACTAGAAAATAAAATGGAAAATACTTGCGATATATTATTATTAGTAAGACCTGACTATACCATATACGATGAAGTAAGAAAAACAAAAGATTTTGAAATATTCGCAGATATGAGAATGGCAGGTGTTGGTATGGTTGGGGTAGTACATGCCTCAAAACCCATCGATTCAATTCAAAGGTTAATTGGAAGAGTCGAATTAGGTATAATACCTCAAATTGTAGATACTGTGATATTTATCGAGGACGGAAAAGTTGGAAAAGTATACGAAGTTGAGTTTAATGTAAAAGTACCTTATGGTATGAAAGAATCAGATCTTGCAAGACCTATTATAGAGGTTGTAGACTTTGAAACTAAAATGCCAGAATACGAGATATATACATATGGTGAACAAGTTGTAGTAATGCCAATAAAACAGCAACGAACTGAAACACCCGTATTTAAATACGCAGAAGATAAATTAAAAGATGTTTTAAAAAAATTACTTCCTAAAAAATGTTACCCTGAAGTTTCAATAGTCAATAAGGACACTATTGAAATAAAAGTTTCTGAAAAATACATCCCTGCAATTATTGGAAAAGGGGGGAAAGAAATTTCAAAACTTGAAGATACATTGGGTTTAAAAATAAATGTAAGAGAAAAAGTTATAAACAACGAACCCCTTGTAGATTATCCGACATATGAGTACGTAAATGATTATGAAATGACCAAATTAGTTGAAACCGGCAAACATATTGTAATAGAAGCAGGCGAAGATTATATTGGCTCAAACATTAAAGTATACGTTGATGGAGATTATATTTGCACAGCAACTGTAAATTCAAGTGGCAATGTAAATATTAATAAAAAAACAAACGTTGGAAAAGAGCTTCAAAAAGCAATGAAAAAGGGCAAAGACATATACATTGATTTTTAA
- a CDS encoding homoserine kinase, giving the protein MKEITIYSPATSANLGPGYDIFGLALKEPYDLVTVEIIESSCKCCEKVKISVSGEKAEEIPLDPAQNTAGVVALKMMEDFNIQDCVHIKIQKGIKPGSGLGSSSASCSGVAVAMNKLFELNLDDLKLIKYASLGEAVAAGAPHADNVAPGIMGNFTLTTSYEPLEVLNIPLDMNVVVALPNIQVSTKEARKILPQEIPISKMVNNVGKATGMIHSIYNKDFENLGKYMMGDQVVEPCRATLIQGYDEAKVKVEEFAYGITISGSGPAIIAIPKNKECSSEIAKIFKEIWDCPVYETSVGKGAYEIKK; this is encoded by the coding sequence ATGAAAGAAATTACAATTTACTCCCCTGCAACTTCTGCAAACCTAGGCCCTGGTTACGATATATTTGGTCTTGCACTTAAAGAACCCTATGACTTAGTAACCGTAGAAATAATAGAATCGTCATGTAAATGTTGTGAAAAGGTAAAAATAAGTGTTTCGGGCGAAAAAGCTGAAGAAATTCCATTAGATCCTGCACAAAACACCGCAGGTGTTGTTGCTTTAAAAATGATGGAAGATTTCAATATTCAAGATTGTGTACACATTAAAATCCAAAAAGGAATAAAACCAGGTAGTGGATTAGGTAGCAGTTCTGCATCTTGTTCAGGCGTCGCTGTAGCAATGAACAAGTTATTCGAGTTGAATTTAGACGATTTAAAATTGATAAAATATGCATCATTGGGTGAAGCAGTTGCTGCAGGAGCTCCACACGCGGATAACGTTGCACCAGGCATAATGGGTAATTTTACATTAACAACTAGCTATGAACCATTAGAAGTATTGAACATTCCTTTAGATATGAATGTTGTTGTTGCACTCCCAAATATTCAAGTTAGTACCAAAGAAGCCAGGAAAATATTGCCTCAAGAAATCCCGATATCAAAAATGGTCAACAATGTTGGTAAAGCCACAGGTATGATTCATTCAATATACAATAAAGATTTTGAAAATTTGGGAAAATATATGATGGGCGATCAGGTTGTAGAACCTTGTAGGGCTACATTAATACAAGGATATGATGAAGCAAAAGTTAAAGTTGAAGAATTTGCATATGGAATTACCATTAGTGGCTCAGGGCCTGCAATAATTGCAATACCTAAAAATAAAGAATGTAGCTCCGAAATTGCAAAAATATTTAAAGAAATTTGGGATTGTCCAGTTTATGAAACCAGTGTTGGTAAAGGAGCTTACGAAATTAAAAAATAA